In a genomic window of Porphyromonadaceae bacterium W3.11:
- a CDS encoding response regulator transcription factor — protein sequence MNKILVVDDEQDIREILQFNLEHEGFNVLTASSAEEALEILDESFSLILLDVMMEGMSGFKMADLLRKEDNLIPIIFLTAKDTENDMLTGFMLGGDDYIKKPFSVQEIIARVKSVLKRTNITPIQEPNDEIIDLGPIQINRKAMTVTDNHGIIRVTKTEYDILVLLSTNIGRIFSRQEILDNVWQNDSIVLDRTVDVHIARLRKKLGEHGNYIVNRVGFGYTFKMPK from the coding sequence ATGAATAAAATCTTAGTCGTTGATGACGAACAGGATATACGTGAAATACTTCAGTTTAACCTTGAACACGAAGGATTTAATGTCCTCACTGCATCGTCTGCAGAAGAAGCTCTAGAGATACTTGATGAAAGTTTTTCGCTCATCTTATTAGACGTCATGATGGAGGGGATGAGTGGTTTCAAGATGGCCGATCTATTACGAAAGGAAGATAACCTCATACCTATTATCTTCTTAACGGCAAAAGACACTGAAAATGATATGCTCACTGGATTTATGCTGGGAGGTGATGATTACATCAAGAAGCCTTTTAGCGTCCAAGAAATAATTGCCCGAGTTAAAAGTGTCTTAAAAAGAACAAATATCACACCCATCCAAGAGCCCAATGATGAGATAATAGACCTAGGACCTATTCAGATCAATCGAAAAGCGATGACAGTGACGGACAATCATGGCATCATTAGGGTCACCAAGACTGAGTATGATATACTCGTATTACTAAGCACCAACATTGGCAGGATTTTCTCTCGTCAGGAGATTCTGGATAATGTTTGGCAAAATGATAGCATCGTATTAGATCGGACCGTGGATGTACATATCGCACGTCTGAGAAAGAAACTAGGAGAGCATGGTAATTATATTGTAAATAGGGTGGGCTTTGGTTATACCTTTAAAATGCCGAAGTAA